The sequence below is a genomic window from Cyanobacterium stanieri LEGE 03274.
TAATTATTCTTTCTTTTGTATTGATAACACCTAAGAGATATAAAATAATTGTCCATTGTCCATTGTTTCCATGATTGCGGGTAAATTCATGGGGGGATTCATATGAATGGTTTGGATGCCTAATGCTTTGGCGCTATTGACGTTATGGATATTATCATCAATAAATAGGGTACGGTGAGGGTTCAAATTATTTTTTTCGATGACGTAGTTATAGATATTTTGATCTGGTTTATGTAACCCTATATTATGGGAATAATATATTTCATCAAATAAGTTATTGAGGGAATATTGAGTAATAGATTCTTGAAATCTTTTTTCTACTTCTGCGATATGAATTGGATTTGTATTACTTAAAATAAAGGTTTTTTTCTCTTGTTTAATTTTATATAATAATTCTCCCAATTCTGAAGGAACTTGTCCTAACATTCCATTCCAAATTATTTTAATTTCTTCGTCTGTTTTATCTATTTTAGTGCTTTCCCGTACTTTTTCAATAAATTCTTGATCTCCTATTTTTCCTATTTCATAACTAAGGGCGATCGCCCTTAAATCTTGAATTAAAATATCTTTATCACCCGAACTATGTTCTGCAAAATAGCGATAAGGATAACCCATATCAACCTCGATAATTACTCCCCCCAAATCAAAAATAATTGCCTCTAATTCCTCGTATTTTATCGTCAATGACATCATCTATACTTTATATTGTTTCAATAATAATATACTAATTAGTGCAGG
It includes:
- a CDS encoding HAD family hydrolase, whose product is MSLTIKYEELEAIIFDLGGVIIEVDMGYPYRYFAEHSSGDKDILIQDLRAIALSYEIGKIGDQEFIEKVRESTKIDKTDEEIKIIWNGMLGQVPSELGELLYKIKQEKKTFILSNTNPIHIAEVEKRFQESITQYSLNNLFDEIYYSHNIGLHKPDQNIYNYVIEKNNLNPHRTLFIDDNIHNVNSAKALGIQTIHMNPPMNLPAIMETMDNGQLFYIS